Proteins co-encoded in one Kutzneria chonburiensis genomic window:
- a CDS encoding septum formation initiator, with translation MSAPPQEVGAPKTGNQAPRTRTARRSSERKIEREQEQPGTRATRGRTTAAQRAYARKANRKKRFRLPVGLKSASRTPFVLLVMALLAAGVMATLFLSISAVSDSYRLEDAKKKTTDLTSRVEQLKADVAKGESPEVLYDEARRLGMVPAPDPARIKVNQDGSVNVTGSAVAATTTTTPPPSSSSTSAAPPSGQSTSGTSQPPASGEATRCPPTAPPADARPPGRAPSPVAGPRRGRRPRASRSAPPRPASATTPSGSCSAGS, from the coding sequence ATGAGCGCACCCCCACAGGAGGTGGGCGCGCCGAAGACCGGCAACCAGGCGCCCCGTACCCGCACCGCCCGCCGCAGCAGCGAGCGCAAGATCGAGCGTGAGCAGGAGCAGCCCGGCACCCGGGCCACCCGCGGCCGGACCACCGCCGCGCAGCGGGCCTACGCCCGCAAGGCCAACCGCAAGAAGCGCTTCCGGCTGCCGGTCGGCCTGAAGTCGGCCTCGCGCACGCCGTTCGTGCTGCTGGTGATGGCGCTGCTGGCCGCGGGCGTGATGGCCACGCTGTTCCTGTCCATCTCCGCGGTCTCCGACTCGTACCGGCTCGAGGACGCCAAGAAGAAGACCACCGACCTGACCAGCCGGGTCGAGCAGCTCAAGGCGGACGTGGCCAAGGGCGAGTCGCCCGAGGTGCTCTACGACGAGGCCCGCAGGCTCGGCATGGTGCCGGCCCCGGACCCGGCCCGGATCAAGGTCAACCAGGACGGCTCCGTGAACGTCACCGGCAGCGCCGTCGCCGCCACCACGACCACCACGCCGCCGCCTTCGTCGTCGTCCACCTCGGCGGCGCCGCCTTCGGGGCAGTCGACCTCGGGAACCAGTCAGCCGCCAGCCTCAGGGGAGGCCACTAGATGCCCGCCAACCGCACCGCCGGCGGACGCCCGGCCACCCGGCCGCGCCCCGTCGCCCGTGGCGGGCCCGCGCCGCGGCCGTCGTCCGCGCGCAAGCCGCAGCGCGCCGCCGCGGCCGGCGTCGGCAACCACCCCAAGCGGATCGTGCTCAGCCGGATCCTGA
- the mraZ gene encoding division/cell wall cluster transcriptional repressor MraZ, whose protein sequence is MFLGTHTPKLDDKGRLTLPAKFRDALAGGLMVTKGQDHCLYVFPRAEFEQMARKVAEAPLTNEAVRAYQRYLFAGTDEQRPDGQGRVSIVPELRRYAGLNKDCVVIGAITRLEIWDAQAWQRYLDEHEDDYAQAREEVLPGLF, encoded by the coding sequence GTGTTCCTCGGCACGCACACCCCCAAGCTGGACGACAAGGGTCGGCTGACGCTGCCGGCGAAGTTTCGGGACGCGCTCGCAGGGGGTCTCATGGTCACCAAGGGCCAGGACCACTGCCTCTACGTGTTCCCACGCGCGGAGTTCGAGCAGATGGCCCGCAAGGTGGCGGAGGCTCCCCTGACCAATGAGGCGGTCCGGGCATACCAGCGCTACCTGTTCGCGGGCACCGACGAGCAGCGGCCGGACGGCCAGGGGCGCGTCAGCATCGTTCCCGAACTGCGCCGCTACGCCGGGCTGAACAAGGACTGCGTGGTGATCGGCGCGATCACCCGCCTGGAGATCTGGGACGCGCAGGCCTGGCAGCGCTACCTGGACGAGCACGAGGACGACTACGCGCAGGCCCGGGAGGAGGTTCTCCCCGGACTGTTCTGA
- a CDS encoding DUF3040 domain-containing protein, whose product MPLSEHEQRLLDQIERALYAEDPKFASTVRGARLRRPSRRRRLYGIIAFLVGVALLVFGVIVPLKLASIPIVSVLGFLVMFVGALLTLTTLTKGGASAEGSGQSGGTPHRSGFAQRMEDRFRKRFEEE is encoded by the coding sequence ATGCCACTCTCCGAGCACGAGCAGCGACTGCTCGACCAGATCGAGCGTGCGCTCTACGCTGAGGACCCGAAGTTCGCCTCCACTGTGCGTGGTGCTCGTCTCCGCCGGCCGTCCCGACGGCGCAGGCTGTACGGCATTATCGCCTTCCTTGTTGGTGTGGCTTTGCTCGTATTCGGTGTGATCGTGCCGCTCAAGCTCGCCAGCATCCCGATTGTCAGCGTGCTGGGCTTCCTGGTCATGTTCGTCGGTGCTCTGCTGACCCTGACAACACTGACCAAGGGCGGCGCCTCCGCCGAGGGGTCCGGCCAGTCCGGCGGCACCCCGCACCGCTCCGGCTTCGCGCAGCGCATGGAAGATCGTTTCCGTAAGCGCTTCGAAGAGGAGTGA
- a CDS encoding peptidoglycan D,D-transpeptidase FtsI family protein: protein MVAVLVVAAVRLVQVQGVQASELSALAEQQRATRVVLQALRGQIVDRNGTQLAFSVETRSLSINPQWVKNDWAKNPDVYKNLKLGTSYDDYCQRLAEFIHAQLGDQAKTADMLAKIRDTSTTYQLLVRDADPVKAKAITGRYAAVTGSARQQRVYPDGTVASNVVGYANWREDAKTPQGLIGLENSLDDTLKGTNGTSTVDTANNSDVQLPGTIRDDKPAVPGSNVQLTIDADVQYQAQKMLDAYKTTSGAADGSMVVMDAKTGEVYALAVTDGFNPNNYGDYKLEQLGNAAVSTPYEPGSVNKVVTAAGAIEYGIEQPDSVVDVASSFKMADRTVTDAWNHGDVQMTFAGVIGKSSNIGTLEVAKKIGEDRYVDLLTKFGLGQKTGIGLPGESAGSVPPRSTWSGSTFANLPIGQGLSMTLLQMAGMYQAIANDGLRVPPRIIKSVTKPDGTVVATPKPDPVPVVSPQTAKTVRDMMRAVMQRDPKDNQQNGTGYPAAIAGYQLSGKTGTAQQPDPALGGRYGSSKYWITFAGILPADNPRLVVGIMMDRPNYTIPTVGSSAAPLFHQIGTYLVQHFQIPMSATPSPVVQLQLP, encoded by the coding sequence ATGGTCGCCGTGCTGGTCGTCGCGGCCGTGCGGCTGGTGCAGGTGCAGGGCGTGCAGGCCAGCGAGCTGTCGGCGCTGGCCGAGCAGCAGCGGGCCACCCGGGTCGTGCTGCAGGCGCTGCGCGGTCAGATCGTCGACCGCAACGGCACCCAGCTGGCGTTCAGCGTGGAGACCCGGTCGCTGTCGATCAACCCGCAGTGGGTCAAGAACGACTGGGCCAAGAACCCGGACGTGTACAAGAACCTCAAGCTCGGCACCAGCTACGACGACTACTGCCAGCGGCTGGCCGAGTTCATCCACGCCCAGCTCGGCGACCAGGCCAAGACGGCGGACATGCTGGCCAAGATCCGCGACACCAGCACCACCTACCAGCTGCTGGTCCGCGACGCCGACCCGGTGAAGGCCAAGGCGATCACCGGCAGGTACGCGGCGGTCACCGGTTCCGCGCGGCAGCAGCGGGTCTACCCGGACGGCACCGTCGCGTCCAACGTCGTCGGCTATGCCAACTGGCGTGAGGACGCCAAGACCCCGCAGGGCCTGATCGGGCTGGAGAACTCGCTCGACGACACCCTCAAGGGCACCAACGGCACCAGCACCGTCGACACCGCCAACAACAGCGACGTCCAGCTGCCCGGCACCATCCGGGACGACAAGCCGGCCGTGCCCGGCTCCAACGTGCAGCTCACCATCGACGCCGACGTGCAGTACCAGGCGCAGAAGATGCTGGACGCCTACAAGACGACCAGCGGGGCCGCCGACGGCAGCATGGTCGTGATGGACGCCAAGACCGGCGAGGTCTACGCGCTGGCCGTCACCGACGGCTTCAACCCCAACAACTACGGCGACTACAAGCTGGAGCAGCTGGGCAACGCCGCCGTCTCCACGCCGTACGAGCCCGGTTCGGTGAACAAGGTCGTGACCGCCGCCGGGGCCATCGAGTACGGCATCGAGCAGCCCGACTCCGTCGTCGACGTGGCGTCGTCGTTCAAGATGGCCGACCGGACCGTCACCGACGCGTGGAACCACGGCGACGTGCAGATGACCTTCGCCGGCGTGATCGGCAAGTCCTCCAACATCGGCACCCTCGAGGTGGCCAAGAAGATCGGCGAGGACCGCTACGTCGACCTGCTGACCAAGTTCGGGCTCGGGCAGAAGACCGGCATCGGGCTGCCCGGCGAGAGCGCCGGCTCGGTGCCGCCGCGCAGCACGTGGTCCGGCTCCACCTTCGCCAACCTGCCCATCGGCCAGGGCCTGTCCATGACCCTGTTGCAGATGGCCGGCATGTACCAGGCCATCGCCAACGACGGCCTGCGCGTGCCGCCGCGGATCATCAAGTCCGTCACCAAGCCCGACGGCACCGTGGTGGCCACCCCCAAGCCCGATCCCGTGCCCGTGGTCAGCCCGCAGACCGCGAAGACCGTGCGGGACATGATGCGGGCCGTCATGCAGCGCGACCCCAAGGACAACCAGCAGAACGGCACCGGCTACCCGGCCGCGATCGCCGGCTACCAGCTGTCCGGCAAGACCGGCACCGCCCAGCAGCCCGACCCCGCCCTCGGCGGCCGGTACGGCAGCAGCAAGTACTGGATCACCTTCGCCGGCATCCTGCCGGCCGACAACCCCCGCCTGGTCGTCGGCATCATGATGGACCGGCCCAACTACACGATCCCGACCGTCGGCTCCTCGGCCGCGCCGCTGTTCCACCAGATCGGGACGTACCTGGTCCAGCACTTCCAGATCCCGATGTCGGCCACTCCGTCCCCGGTCGTCCAGCTTCAGCTGCCGTAG
- a CDS encoding alpha/beta fold hydrolase produces MTAGEQLAQDIGPDHIQLCYERFGDPADPPVLLTMGANAQMIGWHEGFCRELTDRGLHVIRFDNRDAGRSTHFHDAPPADPMAALDGDFSTAAYSAQDMVGDMLGLLDALDIDSAHLVGASMGGFLSQLTAVEHPARVRSLTTLMSTTGNRAVGQADMRIFAEMRPQPDGTRQSYVDWYLRALPVFGSAAFPQDEQDVADRAGLYFDRGYDPQAMMRQGVAAVMGGDLTPRLHELKTPTLVIHGTADRMCDVSGGRATAEAIPGAELVIIDGMGHSVPRQLWSELATRISDHIHRAEQS; encoded by the coding sequence ATGACAGCCGGGGAGCAGCTCGCCCAGGACATCGGTCCCGACCACATCCAGCTCTGCTACGAGCGCTTCGGCGACCCGGCCGATCCGCCGGTGCTGCTGACCATGGGGGCCAACGCCCAGATGATCGGCTGGCACGAGGGCTTCTGCCGGGAGCTGACCGACCGCGGCCTGCACGTGATCAGGTTCGACAACCGGGACGCCGGCCGCTCGACCCACTTCCACGACGCCCCGCCGGCCGACCCGATGGCGGCGCTGGACGGCGACTTCTCCACTGCCGCCTACTCGGCCCAGGACATGGTCGGCGACATGCTGGGCCTGCTCGACGCCTTGGACATCGACAGCGCGCACCTCGTCGGGGCCTCGATGGGCGGCTTCCTCTCCCAGCTCACGGCCGTGGAGCACCCGGCACGGGTCCGCTCGCTGACCACGCTGATGTCGACCACCGGCAACCGCGCGGTCGGCCAGGCCGACATGAGGATCTTCGCCGAGATGCGGCCGCAGCCGGACGGCACCCGCCAGAGCTACGTCGACTGGTACCTGCGCGCCCTGCCGGTCTTCGGCTCGGCGGCCTTCCCACAGGACGAACAGGACGTCGCCGACCGGGCCGGGCTGTACTTCGACCGCGGCTACGACCCACAGGCGATGATGCGCCAGGGCGTCGCCGCCGTGATGGGCGGCGACCTCACGCCCCGTCTGCACGAGCTGAAGACGCCGACCCTGGTCATCCACGGCACCGCCGACCGCATGTGCGACGTCAGCGGCGGCCGGGCCACGGCCGAGGCCATCCCCGGCGCGGAGCTGGTGATCATCGACGGCATGGGGCACAGCGTGCCCCGGCAGCTGTGGTCGGAGCTGGCCACCCGCATCTCCGACCACATCCACCGAGCCGAACAGAGCTAG
- a CDS encoding transglutaminase TgpA family protein — protein sequence MTDVQPPRHTNRPTPPPPPADPVWTLPTTPIAAGFAVLAAATALSGVVQGTLWLFYLLIAIGLIIGTGMLLRSLRLAPPLVAIGELFALLCLLTMSFSTNGILLILPGPSALRDLADVLGQSVAAVQTEVPPVPADSPILCLVVIAIGLVTVVVDMLTVEAKAPAASGLVLLCVYAVPASLADEMLPWWSFVIGAAAFATLLAVDGRAKHKAWRGRRTGLPGYNQGAPNHEASSVVIVSIVLALIVGSTFTVIGTVGRLPGAGGGGIAGGPFGLKPYTKLEGLLTGQVNVEFFRVTGLKSEEYLRLVTLDKFVDSEGWEVGTPIAGGDQLGQHVMDTKPIGDGKTTTITIQPNQFEEQWAPVFGQPVSISGLGSDWRWDPTAGTVWAPGTQQYGSYVEHAQLATPTADQLRAEGVLDESRVDARYRQPAVVDNKVKALINQITGDQTSTFDKVRALTRYLNSGENGFKYSLDATAQDPKAPKLDDFLFNTKRGFCEQYASALAAMTRSMGIPTRVAIGFTPGVPYNGDPNVRTITGGDAHAWVEINFPDYGWTRFDPTPAEPRVVPPPYMNDNSTAGSDATQPSNTGSSGPTSTAAAKPTVPTDTAPTNTQTDTGTSFLNPTAPPLWFFVVLLLLAIALGVLLSLARRKLFALPPWIPPKVLGAMGVGACALVVLVATSYISWWLTGFVLLLMVCAAPAAIRAWRRRRRLHQIAALGADAAGAAWAEVIAESVDRGTVVPPTETVRAAGRRLAREHELDEPGREALRQVITAVEGSWYGGRETADPKLVTAVDELRASMHRTAPLAFAARLLPRSVVNRR from the coding sequence ATGACGGACGTGCAACCGCCGCGGCACACGAACCGGCCGACGCCGCCCCCGCCGCCGGCCGACCCGGTCTGGACGCTGCCGACCACGCCGATCGCCGCCGGCTTCGCCGTGCTGGCCGCGGCGACCGCGCTGTCCGGGGTCGTGCAGGGCACGCTGTGGCTGTTCTACCTGCTGATCGCCATCGGCCTGATCATCGGCACCGGCATGCTGCTGCGCTCATTGCGGCTGGCCCCGCCGCTGGTGGCCATCGGCGAGCTGTTCGCGCTGCTGTGCCTGTTGACGATGTCGTTCAGCACCAACGGGATCCTGCTCATCCTGCCCGGGCCGTCGGCCCTGCGGGACCTGGCCGACGTGCTGGGGCAGTCGGTGGCCGCGGTGCAGACCGAAGTGCCGCCGGTACCGGCCGACTCGCCGATCCTGTGCCTGGTCGTGATCGCGATCGGCCTGGTCACGGTGGTCGTGGACATGCTCACCGTCGAGGCCAAGGCGCCGGCCGCGTCCGGGCTGGTGCTGCTGTGCGTGTACGCGGTGCCGGCGTCGCTGGCCGACGAGATGCTGCCGTGGTGGAGCTTCGTGATCGGCGCGGCCGCCTTCGCCACGCTGCTCGCCGTGGACGGCCGGGCCAAGCACAAGGCGTGGCGGGGCCGTCGGACCGGGCTGCCCGGCTACAACCAGGGTGCGCCCAACCACGAGGCCAGCAGCGTGGTCATCGTGTCCATCGTGCTGGCGTTGATCGTCGGCTCCACCTTCACCGTGATCGGCACGGTCGGGCGGCTGCCCGGGGCCGGTGGCGGCGGCATCGCCGGCGGGCCGTTCGGCCTCAAGCCGTACACCAAGCTCGAGGGTCTGCTCACCGGCCAGGTCAACGTGGAGTTCTTCCGCGTCACCGGGCTGAAGTCGGAGGAGTACCTGCGGCTGGTGACGCTGGACAAGTTCGTGGACAGCGAGGGCTGGGAGGTCGGCACCCCGATCGCCGGCGGCGACCAGCTCGGCCAGCACGTGATGGACACCAAGCCGATCGGCGACGGCAAGACCACCACCATCACCATCCAGCCCAACCAGTTCGAGGAGCAGTGGGCCCCGGTCTTCGGCCAGCCGGTGTCGATCAGCGGGCTGGGCTCGGACTGGCGCTGGGACCCGACGGCCGGCACGGTGTGGGCGCCGGGCACGCAGCAGTACGGCAGCTACGTCGAGCACGCCCAGCTGGCCACGCCGACGGCGGACCAGCTGCGGGCCGAAGGCGTGCTGGACGAGAGCCGCGTCGACGCGCGGTACCGGCAGCCGGCCGTGGTCGACAACAAGGTCAAGGCCCTGATCAACCAGATCACCGGCGACCAGACCTCGACGTTCGACAAGGTGCGGGCGCTGACCCGGTACCTCAACAGCGGCGAGAACGGCTTCAAGTACAGCCTCGACGCGACCGCGCAGGACCCGAAGGCACCCAAGCTGGACGACTTCCTGTTCAACACCAAGCGCGGGTTCTGCGAGCAGTACGCCTCGGCGCTGGCCGCGATGACCCGCTCGATGGGCATCCCGACCCGGGTGGCGATCGGCTTCACGCCAGGCGTGCCGTACAACGGCGACCCCAACGTGCGGACGATCACCGGCGGCGACGCGCACGCCTGGGTGGAGATCAACTTCCCGGACTACGGCTGGACCCGGTTCGACCCGACGCCGGCCGAGCCGCGGGTGGTGCCGCCGCCGTACATGAACGACAACTCCACGGCCGGCAGCGACGCCACCCAGCCGAGCAACACCGGCTCGTCCGGGCCGACCAGCACGGCCGCGGCCAAGCCGACCGTGCCGACCGACACCGCCCCGACCAACACCCAGACCGACACGGGCACGTCGTTCCTCAACCCGACCGCGCCGCCGCTGTGGTTCTTCGTGGTCCTGCTGCTGCTGGCGATCGCGCTGGGCGTGCTGCTCAGCCTGGCGCGGCGCAAGCTGTTCGCGCTGCCGCCCTGGATACCGCCGAAGGTGTTGGGCGCGATGGGCGTCGGCGCCTGTGCCCTGGTCGTGCTGGTGGCGACGTCGTACATCTCCTGGTGGCTCACCGGGTTCGTGCTGCTGCTGATGGTCTGCGCCGCGCCGGCGGCGATCCGGGCGTGGCGGCGGCGACGGCGGCTGCACCAGATCGCCGCGCTCGGGGCCGACGCCGCCGGCGCCGCGTGGGCCGAGGTCATCGCCGAGTCGGTGGACCGCGGCACCGTCGTGCCGCCGACCGAGACCGTCCGGGCGGCCGGGCGGCGGCTGGCCCGTGAGCACGAGCTCGACGAGCCCGGCCGGGAGGCGCTGCGTCAGGTCATCACGGCCGTCGAGGGCTCGTGGTACGGCGGCCGGGAGACCGCCGACCCGAAGCTCGTGACGGCCGTGGACGAGCTGCGGGCCAGCATGCACCGGACCGCGCCGCTCGCCTTCGCGGCTCGCCTGCTGCCCCGGTCGGTGGTCAACCGGCGCTAG
- the rsmH gene encoding 16S rRNA (cytosine(1402)-N(4))-methyltransferase RsmH has protein sequence MSDQPRAKHVPVLLDRIVELFAPALSGKPAVMVDCTLGLGGHSHALLSAYPQLTVIGLDRDPEALSLAGRRLAEFGDRVRYVHAVYDELPTVLVQQDIPELDGVLFDLGVSSLQLDVAERGFAYSQDAPLDMRMDPTTGQTAADILNSYAFPDLARILREYGEEKFAGKIAKAIIAERAKEPFTTSPRLVQLLHDVMPAASKRTGGHPAKRTFQALRIEVNGELEVLRRAIPAALSALAVGGRIVVESYHSLEDRLVKRALAELSVSTTPLDLPVELPGHSPELKLVTRGAELAGEQEIADNPRSASVRLRAAERIRRAS, from the coding sequence ATGTCCGACCAGCCGAGGGCCAAGCACGTGCCCGTCCTGCTCGACCGCATCGTGGAGCTGTTCGCCCCCGCGTTGTCCGGCAAGCCCGCCGTGATGGTGGACTGCACGCTCGGACTCGGCGGCCACTCGCACGCGCTGCTGTCCGCCTACCCGCAACTCACGGTGATCGGGCTGGACCGCGACCCGGAGGCCCTGTCGCTGGCCGGGCGGCGCCTGGCCGAGTTCGGCGACCGGGTGCGTTACGTGCATGCCGTGTACGACGAGTTGCCGACGGTCTTGGTTCAGCAGGACATTCCCGAGCTCGACGGCGTGCTGTTCGACCTCGGCGTCTCCTCACTCCAGCTGGACGTGGCCGAGCGCGGTTTCGCCTACTCCCAGGACGCGCCGCTGGACATGCGGATGGACCCGACCACGGGTCAGACCGCGGCCGACATCCTCAACAGCTACGCCTTCCCTGACCTGGCCCGGATCCTGCGCGAGTACGGCGAGGAGAAGTTCGCCGGCAAGATCGCCAAGGCGATCATCGCCGAGCGGGCCAAGGAGCCGTTCACCACCAGCCCGCGGCTGGTGCAGCTGCTGCACGACGTGATGCCGGCGGCCAGCAAGCGCACCGGCGGGCACCCGGCCAAGCGCACCTTCCAGGCGCTGCGCATCGAGGTCAACGGCGAGCTGGAGGTGCTGCGACGGGCCATCCCGGCCGCGCTGTCGGCGCTGGCCGTCGGCGGCCGCATCGTCGTCGAGTCGTACCACTCGCTGGAGGACCGGCTGGTCAAGCGGGCGCTGGCCGAGCTGTCGGTGTCCACCACCCCGCTGGACCTGCCGGTCGAGCTGCCCGGGCACAGCCCGGAGCTGAAGCTGGTCACCCGCGGCGCGGAGCTGGCCGGCGAGCAGGAGATCGCCGACAACCCACGGTCGGCGTCCGTGCGGCTGCGTGCCGCGGAACGGATCCGGAGGGCGTCATGA
- a CDS encoding helix-turn-helix domain-containing protein — MSTEPTPPAELDATLVEALRYGPFPRALRTAIAHRGLSLARLGAHLDRMGVHVGQSTLSYWQRGLRHPEVPRALSALRALERVLSLPPDSLVVLVGPRTRPAPDRQPVGSFVQFGSFWSGSAALLSELDVPDEATRCNGELGVLSVHDMINIDQHRAQRSSTTRMVVQANTAGPDRYIAMYHADDDSSVETCEVRTSEGCRTGRVRRHRESAIMVAELLFDRRLTEGERHVFCFSLHEDSTRPSPGSNRTFREPSGEYLLQIAFHRKAMPARCTSYFRLRDDAEPTHSEDLVCGIGGVASAYFSRVGRGLAGIGIDWD, encoded by the coding sequence ATGAGCACCGAGCCCACACCCCCAGCTGAACTCGACGCCACCCTCGTCGAGGCCCTCCGCTACGGCCCGTTTCCCCGGGCCTTGCGCACCGCCATCGCGCACCGGGGGCTGTCCCTGGCCCGACTCGGCGCGCACCTGGACCGGATGGGCGTGCACGTCGGTCAGTCCACCCTGAGCTATTGGCAGCGGGGGCTGCGCCATCCCGAGGTGCCGCGGGCGCTGTCCGCCCTACGCGCGTTGGAACGGGTCCTCTCCCTGCCGCCCGACTCGCTCGTCGTGCTCGTAGGGCCGCGTACCCGGCCCGCGCCCGACCGTCAGCCCGTCGGCTCCTTCGTCCAGTTCGGCTCGTTCTGGTCCGGTTCGGCCGCGCTGCTGAGCGAGTTGGACGTGCCGGACGAGGCCACCCGGTGCAACGGGGAGCTGGGCGTGCTGTCGGTGCACGACATGATCAACATCGACCAGCACCGGGCGCAGCGGTCGTCGACCACGCGGATGGTCGTGCAGGCCAACACCGCCGGGCCGGACCGCTACATCGCCATGTACCACGCCGATGACGACAGCTCGGTGGAGACGTGCGAGGTCCGCACGTCCGAAGGCTGCCGCACCGGCCGCGTCCGGCGGCACCGGGAGTCGGCGATCATGGTCGCCGAGCTGCTGTTCGACCGCCGGCTCACCGAGGGCGAGCGGCACGTGTTCTGCTTCAGCCTGCACGAGGACTCGACCCGCCCCTCGCCCGGCAGCAACCGCACGTTCCGGGAGCCCTCCGGCGAGTACCTGTTGCAGATCGCCTTCCACCGCAAGGCCATGCCGGCCCGGTGCACCAGCTACTTCCGGCTGCGCGACGACGCCGAGCCGACCCACTCCGAGGACCTGGTCTGCGGCATCGGCGGCGTGGCCAGCGCCTACTTCTCCCGGGTCGGGCGGGGACTGGCCGGCATCGGCATCGACTGGGACTAG